Proteins encoded within one genomic window of Colius striatus isolate bColStr4 unplaced genomic scaffold, bColStr4.1.hap1 scaffold_86, whole genome shotgun sequence:
- the LOC133629590 gene encoding uncharacterized protein LOC133629590: MAGGRRVPLALLAVLALQGAGAVRVGNVLTQAEFYQRDENLQQEAAELLFDFDGDCSTWTCRRLRPSGSCPSCGNSSPSGHREQCWTWQWEKTTRSSRWWNPTAPVGDCGHSPAGAIPESESQGLEGTSKAHPVQPPARAGPPRAGHTGTHPAGFGMSPEKEPPQPIWAAPSRAPSPQQGTNSSSYCFGTSDVPACPRCPLSCHCPSLSTAWLQPPHTHP, translated from the exons ATGGCCGGAGGACGGCGCGTCCCGCTGGcgctgctggctgtgctggcgctgcaGGGCGCGGGCGCCGTCAGAG TGGGGAATGTGCTTACCCAGGCTGAATTCTACCAGCGGGATGAGAATCTGCAGCAGGAGGCAGCCGAGCTCTTGTTTGATTTCGATGGGGACTGTTCCACGTGGACCTGCAGAAGGCTGAGACCGTCTGGCAGCTGCCCGAGCTGCGGGAATTCTTCGCCTTCGGGGCACCGGGAGCAATGCTGGACTTGGCAATGGGAAAAGACAACACGGAGTTCACGATGGTGGAATCCAACCGCTCCCGTCGGTGACTGTGGGCACAGCCCGGCCGGTGCCATCCCTGAATCAGAgtcacaagggctggaagggacctccaaagctcatccagtgcaaccccctgccagagcaggaccccctagagcagggcacacagggactcatccagctgggtttgggatgtccccagagaaggagcctccacagcccatctgggcagccccttcccgtgctccctcacctcaacagggaacaaactcCTCCTCAtattgctttggaacctctgatgttccagcttgtccccgttgccccttgtcctgtcactgcccatccctgagcacagcctggctccagcctcctcacacccacccttga
- the LOC133629582 gene encoding class II histocompatibility antigen, B-L beta chain-like, which yields MASGRVLAAAAVLVALGALGAHPAAAEETSGVFQVMFDGECQYLNGTEQVRLLVRHLYNRQLLLHFDSDVGIYVGDSPLGEPIAKYWNNQPDFMEQRRAEVDTVCRHNYGVNEAYTVQRRVEPKVRIYPVQSGSLPQTDQLVCHVTGFYPAEAEVKWFRNGQEETDHVVSTDVMQNGDWTYQVLVFLETTPQRGDTYMCQVEHVSLQHPVTQRWELQSDAARSKMLTGVGGFVLGLIFLAVGLFLYMRKKGAAFPRLQGS from the exons ATGGCGAGCGGGCGTGTGCTGGCGGCTGCGGCCgtgctggtggcactgggggCGCTGGGAGCCCACCCGGCTGCCGCGGAGGAGACCTCAG GGGTGTTCCAGGTGATGTTTGATGGCGAGTGTCAGTACCTCAACGGCACCGAGCAGGTGAGATTACTGGTGAGACACCTCTACAACCGGCAGCTGTTGCTGCACTTCGACAGCGACGTTGGGATCTACGTGGGTGACAGCCCCCTGGGGGAGCCTATTGCCAAGTACTGGAACAACCAGCCGGACTTTATGGAGCAGAGACGGGCTGAGGTGGACACAGTCTGCCGGCACAACTACGGGGTGAACGAAGCTTACACTGTGCAGAGGAGAG TGGAGCCCAAGGTGAGGATCTACCCCGTGCAGTCGGGCTCCCTGCCCCAGACCGACCAGCTGGTTTGCCACGTGACGGGCTTTTACCCCGCGGAGGCCGAGGTGAAGTGGTTCAGGAACGGGCAGGAGGAGACGGATCATGTGGTGTCCACGGACGTGATGCAGAACGGGGACTGGACCTACCAGGTGCTGGTGTTCCTGGAGACCACCCCGCAGCGTGGGGACACCTACATGTGCCAGGTGGAGCACGTCAGCCTGCAGCACCCCGTCACCCAGCGCTGGG AGCTGCAGTCCGACGCTGCCAGGAGCAAGATGCTGACGGGGGTGGGAGGCTTCGTGCTGGGGCTCATCTTCCTGGCCGTGGGGCTCTTCCTCTACATGCGCAAGAAG GGCGCCGcgttccccaggctgcag GGCTCCTGA
- the LOC133629587 gene encoding HLA class II histocompatibility antigen, DR alpha chain-like produces MAGGRRVPLALLAVLALQGAGAVRVGNVITQAEFYQRDENLQQEGGEFLFDFDGDEMFHVDLQKAETIWHLPELGEFTSFQAEGALQNVAVDKRNLEFMMDKSNRTQGTIMPPEVKVFSEGPVELEDPNVLICYVDRFWPSVISISWLRNGQEVTDGVLETVFYPREDDTFRKFSYLPFIPARGDYYDCRVQHEGLPTPVLKHWEPQLPLPASQSTETLLCALGLAVGIVGIGVGTVLIIKAMKMSSARSQRGLL; encoded by the exons ATGGCCGGAGGACGGCGCGTCCCGCTGGcgctgctggctgtgctggcgctgcaGGGCGCGGGCGCCGTCAGAG TGGGGAATGTGATTACCCAGGCTGAATTCTACCAGCGGGATGAGAATCTGCAGCAAGAGGGCGGCGAGTTCTTGTTTGATTTCGATGGGGACGAGATGTTCCACGTGGACCTGCAGAAGGCTGAGACCATCTGGCACCTGCCCGAGCTGGGGGAATTCACCAGCTTCCAGGCGGAGGGAGCTCTGCAGAACGTGGCTGTTGACAAACGCAACTTGGAGTTTATGATGGATAAGTCCAACCGCACACAGGGAACCATCA TGCCACCCGAGGTGAAGGTGTTCTCTGAGGGCCCCGTGGAGCTGGAGGACCCCAACGTCCTCATCTGCTACGTGGACAGGTTCTGGCCGTCCGTCATCTCCATCTCGTGGCTGAGGAACGGGCAGGAGGTGACGGACGGTGTCCTGGAGACCGTGTTCTACCCCCGTGAGGACGACACCTTCCGCAAGTTCTCCTACCTGCCCTTCATCCCCGCGCGGGGCGACTACTACGACTGCCGCGTGCAGCACGAGGGGCTGCCCACGCCCGTCCTGAAGCactggg agccccagctgcccctcCCCGCCTCGCAGAGCACCGAGACGCTGCTGTGCGCCCTGGGCCTGGCCGTGGGCATCGTCGGCATCGGCGTGGGCACCGTCCTCATCATCAAGGCCATGAAGATGAGCAGCGCCCGCAGCCAGCGGGGCCTGTTGTGA